In Spinacia oleracea cultivar Varoflay chromosome 5, BTI_SOV_V1, whole genome shotgun sequence, a single window of DNA contains:
- the LOC130460862 gene encoding uncharacterized protein isoform X2, whose amino-acid sequence MSDTKSSFHPALAVSNIKNNIPIVLEMENVQYATWAELFKIHARSNKVLHHIVTPEHGTVKTPSTDDEKELWSTLDATVLQWIYSTISTDLLQTIIEPDSTAMEAWGRLRDIFQDNKNSRAVTLEQEFSHTSMEDFPNASAYCQRLKELADQLKNVGAPVSNDRLVLQLVAGLTEAYNGVGTLLRQSNPLPPFYQARSMLTLEEAGLAKKAAIGAPCAMVAAAPRDADDAPQLSSYPDNRGNGGGKKGSHRNYGGKNNRGGGRGGGKGGRHGGGSNTHGGGRGGNHSGQQQQSGYQQGNGAQTMPWPWQWPWPIPPCPYPVDNWAKPNANQKQAGILGPFPQAFTATGPQTPTDIEAAMHTLGLNPPDANWYMDTGATSHMTSGQDGVATNEM is encoded by the exons ATGTCTGACACAAAATCGTCCTTCCATCCCGCTCTTGCGGTCTCCAACATCAAGAACAACATTCCCATCGTTCTTGAAATGGAAAATGTCCAATATGCGACATGGGCGGAGTTATTCAAGATTCACGCACGTTCAAACAAGGTACTCCATCACATTGTCACACCAGAACACGGCACGGTCAAGACACCGTCCACTGACGATGAGAAGGAGCTTTGGTCCACACTCGACGCAACGGTCTTACAGTGGATTTATTCCACCATCTCCACCGACCTCTTGCAAACTATTATTGAACCCGACTCAACGGCAATGGAAGCTTGGGGTAGGTTGCGTGACATATTCCAAGACAACAAAAACTCTCGTGCCGTCACTCTTGAGCAGGAATTTTCCCACACCTCTATGGAAGATTTCCCGAATGCTTCGGCTTACTGTCAAAGGCTCAAGGAGTTAGCTGATCAACTGAAGAACGTCGGAGCACCGGTAAGTAATGACCGTTTGGTTCTTCAATTAGTTGCAGGACTcaccgaagcctataatggcgTCGGCACCTTGCTGCGACAGAGCAACCCTTTGCCTCCTTTCTACCAGGCTCGATCAATGCTCACACTGGAGGAAGCGGGATTGGCCAAAAAGGCCGCCATAGGAGCTCCTTGCGCCATGGTTGCAGCCGCGCCCAGGGATGCTGATGATGCTCCACAACTCTCGTCCTACCCGGACAACCGTGGCAATGGGGGAGGCAAGAAGGGCAGCCACCGAAATTATGGTGGTAAAAACAACCGCGGCGGCGGCCGGGGCGGTGGCAAGGGTGGCAGACATGGTGGAGGCAGCAACACCCATGGTGGGGGGCGTGGTGGTAACCACTCGGGGCAGCAACAACAATCCGGGTATCAACAGGGGAATGGTGCTCAAACTATGCCTTGGCCTTGGCAGTGGCCTTGGCCCATTCCCCCTTGTCCATATCCAGTGGATAATTGGGCCAAGCCCAATGCAAATCAGAAGCAGGCAGGAATACTTGGGCCATTTCCTCAAGCTTTCACAGCAACAGGACCACAAACTCCCACCGATATCGAAGCCGCGATGCACACTCTTGGTCTTAACCCACCGGATGCAAATTGGTACATGGATACCGGAGCCACTTCTCATATGACATCCGGGCAAG ACGGGGTTGCAACTAATGAGATGTGA
- the LOC130460862 gene encoding uncharacterized protein isoform X1, translating into MSDTKSSFHPALAVSNIKNNIPIVLEMENVQYATWAELFKIHARSNKVLHHIVTPEHGTVKTPSTDDEKELWSTLDATVLQWIYSTISTDLLQTIIEPDSTAMEAWGRLRDIFQDNKNSRAVTLEQEFSHTSMEDFPNASAYCQRLKELADQLKNVGAPVSNDRLVLQLVAGLTEAYNGVGTLLRQSNPLPPFYQARSMLTLEEAGLAKKAAIGAPCAMVAAAPRDADDAPQLSSYPDNRGNGGGKKGSHRNYGGKNNRGGGRGGGKGGRHGGGSNTHGGGRGGNHSGQQQQSGYQQGNGAQTMPWPWQWPWPIPPCPYPVDNWAKPNANQKQAGILGPFPQAFTATGPQTPTDIEAAMHTLGLNPPDANWYMDTGATSHMTSGQGFSDGVATNEM; encoded by the exons ATGTCTGACACAAAATCGTCCTTCCATCCCGCTCTTGCGGTCTCCAACATCAAGAACAACATTCCCATCGTTCTTGAAATGGAAAATGTCCAATATGCGACATGGGCGGAGTTATTCAAGATTCACGCACGTTCAAACAAGGTACTCCATCACATTGTCACACCAGAACACGGCACGGTCAAGACACCGTCCACTGACGATGAGAAGGAGCTTTGGTCCACACTCGACGCAACGGTCTTACAGTGGATTTATTCCACCATCTCCACCGACCTCTTGCAAACTATTATTGAACCCGACTCAACGGCAATGGAAGCTTGGGGTAGGTTGCGTGACATATTCCAAGACAACAAAAACTCTCGTGCCGTCACTCTTGAGCAGGAATTTTCCCACACCTCTATGGAAGATTTCCCGAATGCTTCGGCTTACTGTCAAAGGCTCAAGGAGTTAGCTGATCAACTGAAGAACGTCGGAGCACCGGTAAGTAATGACCGTTTGGTTCTTCAATTAGTTGCAGGACTcaccgaagcctataatggcgTCGGCACCTTGCTGCGACAGAGCAACCCTTTGCCTCCTTTCTACCAGGCTCGATCAATGCTCACACTGGAGGAAGCGGGATTGGCCAAAAAGGCCGCCATAGGAGCTCCTTGCGCCATGGTTGCAGCCGCGCCCAGGGATGCTGATGATGCTCCACAACTCTCGTCCTACCCGGACAACCGTGGCAATGGGGGAGGCAAGAAGGGCAGCCACCGAAATTATGGTGGTAAAAACAACCGCGGCGGCGGCCGGGGCGGTGGCAAGGGTGGCAGACATGGTGGAGGCAGCAACACCCATGGTGGGGGGCGTGGTGGTAACCACTCGGGGCAGCAACAACAATCCGGGTATCAACAGGGGAATGGTGCTCAAACTATGCCTTGGCCTTGGCAGTGGCCTTGGCCCATTCCCCCTTGTCCATATCCAGTGGATAATTGGGCCAAGCCCAATGCAAATCAGAAGCAGGCAGGAATACTTGGGCCATTTCCTCAAGCTTTCACAGCAACAGGACCACAAACTCCCACCGATATCGAAGCCGCGATGCACACTCTTGGTCTTAACCCACCGGATGCAAATTGGTACATGGATACCGGAGCCACTTCTCATATGACATCCGGGCAAG GATTTTCAGACGGGGTTGCAACTAATGAGATGTGA
- the LOC110799807 gene encoding anthocyanidin 3-O-glucoside 2'''-O-xylosyltransferase — protein sequence MGGEKMLRIVMFPWLAFGHLIPYLHLSNKLAEKGHKITLLLPNKARLQLEPLNFHPSLITFHSITVPPLETLTLPPGTETTADISLNQHGELSISMDRTRPEVESILSTQKPDLVFYDMAHWIPDIASKLGIKSVSYNSVCAISMSHVRPSVLPKAAATSQVALSSSSYVGSVPQWSRNDHNSSVYFGDEITLLERSIISLSSADAIAIRTCREIEGVYCDRVAATFNKPVLVTSHALPDLELQLSPLETRWADWLARFGPRSVIFCCLGSQHVLDAAQLQELALGLEMTGLPFLMAVKPPVGYASLKELLPEGYNDRVSGRGVVHGGWVQQQQILAHPSLGCFVTHCGSSSMWEGLVSETQLVLLPQLPDQTLNAKLMADELKVGVKVERQQNGWVSKQGLCEAINRVMDEDSDISHVVRKNHAKYTSMLISPDFITGYIDNFIKDLQALIS from the coding sequence atgggtGGAGAGAAAATGTTGCGGATAGTGATGTTTCCATGGCTTGCCTTTGGACACTTGATCCCTTACCTTCACCTTTCCAACAAACTTGCTGAGAAAGGCCACAAAATCACCTTATTGCTTCCCAACAAAGCTAGGCTTCAGTTAGAACCACTTAACTTTCACCCTAGTCTCATTACTTTCCATTCAATCACTGTCCCACCCCTCGAAACTCTCACTCTCCCTCCTGGCACTGAAACAACTGCGGATATCTCCCTCAACCAACATGGTGAACTCTCCATTTCCATGGACCGCACTCGGCCTGAGGTGGAGTCTATCCTATCAACCCAGAAGCCCGACCTTGTCTTCTACGACATGGCCCATTGGATACCCGATATTGCTAGCAAGCTCGGGATCAAGTCAGTGTCATACAACAGTGTATGTGCTATTTCTATGTCCCATGTCAGACCTAGCGTCCTTCCAAAAGCAGCAGCAACATCACAAGTAGCTTTGTCATCATCGTCATATGTCGGTAGTGTCCCTCAGTGGAGTCGCAATGATCACAACTCATCAGTCTATTTTGGGGATGAGATTACCTTACTTGAACGCTCTATCATCTCCCTCTCATCTGCAGATGCAATAGCCATCCGCACATGCAGGGAGATTGAAGGAGTATATTGTGACCGTGTTGCTGCCACATTCAACAAGCCTGTCCTTGTCACTAGCCACGCCTTGCCTGATCTTGAACTCCAACTCTCTCCGTTGGAGACTCGATGGGCTGACTGGCTAGCTAGGTTTGGGCCAAGATCAGTGATCTTTTGCTGCCTTGGTAGTCAGCATGTCTTAGACGCAGCCCAACTGCAGGAGTTAGCCTTGGGGTTAGAAATGACAGGACTACCCTTCTTGATGGCTGTAAAGCCTCCTGTAGGCTATGCCTCATTGAAGGAGCTGCTGCCAGAAGGTTATAATGATCGGGTTAGTGGGAGAGGGGTGGTTCATGGTGGGTGGGTGCAGCAACAGCAGATACTGGCGCACCCATCATTAGGGTGCTTTGTGACCCATTGTGGGTCTTCGTCCATGTGGGAGGGGTTAGTGAGTGAAACTCAGCTGGTACTACTCCCACAGCTGCCAGACCAAACTCTGAACGCAAAGTTGATGGCAGATGAGCTCAAGGTGGGTGTGAAGGTGGAGCGACAACAGAACGGGTGGGTGTCAAAGCAAGGTCTATGTGAAGCCATCAACAGAGTGATGGATGAAGATAGTGATATAAGTCATGTAGTGAGAAAGAATCATGCTAAATACACAAGTATGTTGATTAGCCCTGACTTTATCACTGGCTACATTGACAACTTCATCAAGGATTTACAAGCCCTTATTTCTTAG